Part of the bacterium genome, CGGGAAAGAAGAAGAAGCGACCGGAGGAACGGTGCGCATGAAGATCAAGTTGCAGCAGGGCATTGAGCAGGAAAATGCGAAAAAAATTACTGCAACGATCAAAGACACGAAAATGAAAGTTCAGGCCTCCATCCAGGGTGATCAGGTTCGCGTTACGGCAAAAAGTATCGATGACCTTCAAGCGATCATGAAGTTGTTAAAAGAAAAAGAATTCGATTTTGCAATGCAGTTCGATAATTACAGGTGATGCGGTCAACGAACTTCTTTTTGTTTCTCACGAAACACACGAAACAATTTCATCCTATCTTTTAGCCTTCGTGTCATTTCGCGTATTTCGTGGGATAACAATTCATTAGAAAGCATCGTTATAAAAGGGTGTTAAATCGGAAATAGTATTGAAAACTGAGTCAACCATACTTGTAACCGGGGGCGCAGGATACATCGGCTCGCATGCTGTGCGGCAATTGAAAAAAGCCGGACACAACACGGTGGTGCTTGATAATCTGGTGTTCGGCCACCGGGAATTTGTTGATGCCCATGAACTCTATGTTGGCGATCTTTCGGACTCGCATCTTCTAAAAACAATATTTTCTGAAAACAAGATTGATGCGGTTGTGCATTTTGCAGCATACGCTTTAGTTGGCGAGTCCGTCACAAACCCGTCGAAATATTACCATAACAATGTGGCGAGTACATTGAACCTGCTTGATGCAATGATTGAACACGACGTCAAAAAGATTATTTTTTCTTCTACCTGTGCCACGTATGGCGCGCCGGTAGAGATCCCTATAAGTGAAAACCATCCCCAGCTCCCGATAAATCCCTACGGCCAAACGAAACTGATTGTTGAAAACATATTGCATGACTACGATACCGCGTATGAACTCAGATCAATATGTCTCCGGTATTTTAACGCAGCAGGCGCCGATCCGGATGGCGGCATTGGCGAGGACCACGATCCCGAAACGCATTTGATCCCCCTTGTTTTAGATGCGGCGCTGGGAATTCGCCCGACCGTCACGGTTTTCGGCCATGATTATCCGACCGAAGACGGAACATGTATTCGCGACTATATCCATGTAACCGATCTGGCCGATGCCCACATTCTTGCTCTCACGTATTTATCTGAAACTAATAAGAGCGACGTTTTTAATCTTGGAAATGGAAACGGATTTTCCGTTGACCGGGTTATCGAAACCGCAAGAGCAATTACCGGGCGGGCAATCCCCGTGACTCGCGGAGCACGTCGGGCCGGCGATCCGGCTGTGCTTATCGGCAGTTCAGAGAAAGCGCGACGAGCGCTTGGCTGGAAGCCGGCATTCAACAGCCTCGATCAGATTATTTCCACCGCATGGAATTGGCATCAATCACGATTTAAATAATCATTTATAAGACGAACCGAAAGTATTTATGATTTTCAGTATGACAGGATTCGGCAAAGCCGAAAAAATCATTGACGGAACGACGATCGCCATTGAAGTTCGGACGCTCAACAGCCGTTATCTGGATTTGGTTTTCAAAGCGCCGCGCGCGTTTCTATATAAAGAAAACGAAATCAAAGAATTTATTAAACGGAAGATCGAACGCGGCAAGATCACGCTCACGCTGACCATCGAATCGTCCAATTTACTTTTGACCAATTTCACTCTCGATCAGAATCTCGTAAAACAATACACAGCCATGCTTCGTGAAGCCTCGTCCAAAGCGGGTTTATCCGGCGAGGTTACTTTGGATCATGTTTTGAAATTCAGCGATGTTTTTATGAGCAATGCGAATGGAGAAACCGATGACGCATTATGGAAAGCGGTTCTAGCCTGTGTCGATCAGGCGCTGGACGAACTTAATGTCATGCGGCGCGCCGAAGGAATGGAAATGGCCAAGGATCTTTTATCGCGCCTGAAAGAAATCGAATCTAATTTGGACAAGATCGAAGCCCTTTCAAAAACAGCAGTGCCTGAGGAATTGGAAAAACTTCGTGAACGGATCAAGAAGTTGCTTGAAAAAACGGATTTTGACCCGCAGCGTTTGGAAATGGAACTGGCGGTGATCGCCGACAAAGTCGATATTACAGAGGAACTCGTTCGTTTTCGCAGTCATAATAAAATGTTTGCCGACCTGATCAACGGGCAACAACAGCAGATCGGACGCAAGTTGAATTTCATCACGCAGGAGATGGGACGTGAGACCAATACGATGGGCTCCAAGTCCTCGCAATCGGATGTCATTCACACAGTTGTAGCCATTAAGGAGGAACTAGAAAAACTGCGCGAACAGATACAGAATGTCGAATAAATTTTGTAGCCATGAAATATCGATAAAATATGTTAGAGTATTTCAATATTGAGCAGTGGATTAATACGATTGAAGGTTTGGACACTTCGCTCATTTATGTTATCATATTTTTGTCGGGATACATTGAGAATTGTATCCCGCCTATTCCCGGCGACTCGGTCACCGTATTTGCAGCCATTATGGTCGGTACCGGTCGGCTGAATTATTTTGCCGTTTTTTTTGCTGCAACAGCAGGCAACCTGGCCGGTTTCATGACCATGTATCAGGTAGGGCGGTTTTTAGGCAAAAAATTCTTTCTTGAAAAAAATTATAAATTTTTCCCGAGAGAGCGTATTGAA contains:
- the galE gene encoding UDP-glucose 4-epimerase GalE, with the protein product MVLKTESTILVTGGAGYIGSHAVRQLKKAGHNTVVLDNLVFGHREFVDAHELYVGDLSDSHLLKTIFSENKIDAVVHFAAYALVGESVTNPSKYYHNNVASTLNLLDAMIEHDVKKIIFSSTCATYGAPVEIPISENHPQLPINPYGQTKLIVENILHDYDTAYELRSICLRYFNAAGADPDGGIGEDHDPETHLIPLVLDAALGIRPTVTVFGHDYPTEDGTCIRDYIHVTDLADAHILALTYLSETNKSDVFNLGNGNGFSVDRVIETARAITGRAIPVTRGARRAGDPAVLIGSSEKARRALGWKPAFNSLDQIISTAWNWHQSRFK
- a CDS encoding YicC family protein, which translates into the protein MIFSMTGFGKAEKIIDGTTIAIEVRTLNSRYLDLVFKAPRAFLYKENEIKEFIKRKIERGKITLTLTIESSNLLLTNFTLDQNLVKQYTAMLREASSKAGLSGEVTLDHVLKFSDVFMSNANGETDDALWKAVLACVDQALDELNVMRRAEGMEMAKDLLSRLKEIESNLDKIEALSKTAVPEELEKLRERIKKLLEKTDFDPQRLEMELAVIADKVDITEELVRFRSHNKMFADLINGQQQQIGRKLNFITQEMGRETNTMGSKSSQSDVIHTVVAIKEELEKLREQIQNVE
- a CDS encoding YajQ family cyclic di-GMP-binding protein, with protein sequence MADMHSFDIVSKINMQEMTNAIQQATKEIETRYDFKGSKSSIELGKEEITVLSDDDFKLKSVIDILQNKMIKRGIPIKALKYGKEEEATGGTVRMKIKLQQGIEQENAKKITATIKDTKMKVQASIQGDQVRVTAKSIDDLQAIMKLLKEKEFDFAMQFDNYR